GCAGGTGCTCACTGGGCTTCCAGGCCAGAAATGCGCGGGGAAGGCGCACGATGCGCTCGCTGTGCCACTCCTGCATCGGTGTGGGGAACAGGGCCTGATCGCCGAGCCAGGCGTCCATCGCCGGCAGACCGCTGGAGGCGTAATACCCCAGGTAATTGATCTGCACGGGGGCGATCCGCGGCGCGAACAGGTGGGCGCTGTGGTTGGCGGTCCAACCCGTGAGATCCACGGCCACATCAAGCTGGAGATCGCGCATCCTCTGCAGTTGATCAGCCTCGCTGCGCTGGGAGAGATCGATCAGCTGGTTACCGGCCAGCTCCTGGGTGCGGGGCATGGGTGTGCCTTGTGTTGAGGCCAGAAACAGAGTTCCGCCCTGGCCGAGACCGGCTTCCAGCAGCATCTGCACGAACCGGCCAACGGGGTGGTAAGCGAAATCCGGGCCCACCAGGGCCACCCGCAGGGGTGTGCTGGCGGGGCCAGGGGTGGGGGCTGTAGGGACGGCGTAACGCTTTGCTAGCCGTTCGGTGGCCTCAACGGCCCGGGGGTGGGACTGGGAGGCCAGCTGCATCACCAGATTGGAGCAGAGCAGCGGTCGTTGCTCTAGGGCTTGCCAGGCGTTTGGATGCAGCCAGGGCATCAAATGGCTGCAACCGGTTTGGTCGTAGGCATTGAGCAGGTTGCCATCGCTCTCGCCGGGGTGGGCGTTCAGGCTGCCGAGGCTGTATTGCAGGCGCTCCTGAAAAGCACTGCGGCGGCCTTCAGCGGTTTGGCGACCGATCAGCTGCACGGCATTGCGGATGTGGGCGATTTCGGGGTGGCGGGGATGCTGCCGGCTTGCCACGGTGATCGCCAGGCCGTTGTGAAGGCCGGCGGCATTGTTGAGCTGCAGGGTTTGCTGCCAGGCCAGGGCGCTGCCGTGGCCGCGCTGCAGCAGGTAATCGAGCGTCTGCATGGCTGCGTCCCGTTGTCCGAGGGCTCGCAGGGCCACAGCCTTGAGTTCGAGCGCTTCCGGGCTGTCGAGATTGCTCGGCCACTGGCAGAGGCTGAGGCTGAGGCCATCGAGTTCCTGGCGCAGGAATTGCTCCTGCAGCGCCTGCAGCCATTGCAGCGGCGAGTGTTTGGATGCATCGGGTGGCTCGCTGGCGCTGGCGAGGTCTTGGAGCTGGCGGCGCCGCAGCATCAGGCTGGCTTGCAGTGCCTGCCGGCGTGCTGCAGCCAAGGTCTCTCCTGCTTGGGCCAGCGCCGCTTCGGCTTGCTCGAGCAGTTGCAGGGCCCAGAGGCGCTGCTGACGGCGCTGCTGCTGGCCCACTAAGAGGTCTAGGGCCAGGCAGCGATCAGCTGGATCGCCGCCCTGCAGGGCGGCCAGCAGGGTTGCTTCGGCAGCGCTGAGCTCACCCAGGCGTTGCAAGAGCACGGCCCGGCGCAGGATGGCGTGGGGCGGGCAATCTTGTAGCTGGCGTTGCGCCTCCTGGGGCCAGCAGCAGCGCTCCTGCTCCAGGGGCAGGGCATAGGTGGCAGCAGGCATGGCGTGCAGATCAGGGCCAGGGGCGAGCATAAAAAAGGCTCCCCGAAGGGAGCCTGGAGCACACAGTGTGTGAAGGATCGATCAGCCGAGGCTGGTGATCGAGGAAGCGCTCACGTTGGTGAAGGTAATGGAGAGATCGCCTACTGAAGCACTGGTTGAACCGAACGAGGCCGCACCGGCGGTGAAGGTGACGGTGGTTGTGCCCAGAGTCAACGTTGCAGCGTTACTCGTGCCGCCCAAGGTGACGTAAGTTCCTGTGCCGTTGAAAGTTTCATCAATGGCAAAGGTGATGTTGCCGTTTGTGATTGTGCTGGTGAAGTCGATGGTGTCGTTGCCGCCACCAAAACCGAAGAAGTAGGTGCCAAGGTTTTGACCAGTTGTTCCTGAGGCTTCGCCCTCGACCACGTTGTACTTGATGGAGTCAGCGCCAGTTCCGCCAACCAAGGACACGCCACCTTGAGTTGCAACGCCCAAGGAAATGGTGTCGTTGCCGTCACCACCAAGAATCTTGGAAGAGGAGATGTAGTTGGCACCGGAGAAGACGTCGTTGCCTTTGTCCAGATAGACCTTGCCGGAGGTCATCACGATGCCTTCGACCGTAACTCCGTTGTCGGAGGAAGCAGCAACGGTGTCAGCGCCTTGGCCGCCGTAGATGGTGACTTTATTAGCAGTGAAGCTGCCGATGAAGTCATTACCGGCGTTGCCTTGGAGGTAGGCGCTGGAGAAGGAACCACCGATGACGTCGACGCCGTCGCCACCGAGCAGAGTGGCACTCATGGCTTTGCCGCTGACAACGTCGTTGCCCTTATCGAGGGAAACCACGCCGCCGGTGATGCCGAAGTTGGCGCTGGTATCTCCGGTCAGGAAGACTACATCGTTGCCCTGGCCGCCGTAGACGGTGGTACCGATCAGGCTGCCGCCCACGGAGAAGACGTCATTGCCGGCGTTGGCGTTGAAGCTGGAGGAAAGAAGTTCGCCAGCATAAAACTCGATGGTGTCAGCACCAGCACCACCCTCAACAGAAACAGATGAGAAAACGCTGGAGGAGTCGGTGTTGGTCAGCACGATGCTGTCATCACCGCCATCACTGCTGCCGTTATCACCCAGGATGGTGGAGTTGATGAATTGTGCGGTATTTGCGAAGTTAATGACGTCGTCGCCCAGGTCGCCGCGCACGAGCGTTTTGCTCAGGCTGGACCCATCGTCAGTGATGGTGTCGTCGCCTTTGCCGCCGTAAAGGGTAGAACTAATCGCTTTTCCGTTGAACTGAACAATGTCGTCACCGATGTCGGCAAGCACCACACCGTTGCTGATGGTGGTGAAGGTAATCTCGTCATTGCCTTCGTCGCCGGCCGAAACGCCGCCGTCACCGTTCAGTGTGGAGTTGACCACAACTTTGAAATCCAGAGTGTCAGCACCCTTGTCACCGCTGGCGTAGGCGTTGGTGAAGGTTTTGCCGAAGGTGATGACGTCGTTGCCTTTGCCGCCGTAGAGGGTGGCCCCAGAAGCGGTCACCCCCAGGGTGATCACATCGTTGCCTTCGTCGCCCCTGATCTGGGTTTCGTTGGCTGTAGCGGATTGCACGAGCTCGTCGTTGCCTTTGCCGCCAAAGAGCAGGTCAGCGCCGCCCAGGCCGTTAACGAAGTCGCTGGCTTGAAGAGCAGAAATTGAGTCAGCACCGGAAGTTCCGGAAATGTTGTCAACGGTGTCCGTGCCGAGGATGGAGTTGTAGACGGTGGATGTCATCGATCGATGGTGAGAGGTGGGGGGGGTGTGGACTCCTCACAACCGACCCACCCGGGGCCGGATTGAGCTTGTGTGACGGGTAATCCATCACAGCAGTGGCATTTTTACTCATGCCTGAATAATTGGTCAATCGGATTGTTCAGGTCCCAAGACCGTCTCACTGCAGGGTTGCCATCAGAGCAGCCCAACCTTCAAGTCCAGCTGCCGCGCTGTAGGGGGCAACTTTGGCTTGAGCGCGCTCTCCAAGGGCCTCGGCCAGAGCCGAATCGCCCAACAGCCGGTTGAGTTGGCTGGCGATCGCCTTGGGGTCCCAGAAGTCCGCCAACAGGCCTTCGCGTTCCGTGCTGATCAGTTCTTCAACGGGAGCCGTGGCACTGGCGGTGATTGCGCAACCGGCCGCCATCGCCTCCAGCAAGCTCCAGCTCAGCACGAAGGGGATCGTGAGGTACAGGTGGGCTTGGCTGTAAGCGAGCAGCCCGTGGTAGTCCTCAGTGCCGAGGGCGCCCAGCCAGTGGGTGCGGGCGGGGTCGAGGCCGCAGCAGTCCTTGGCCCATTGCCCCCAGCTGCGTCCATCGCTGCGCTCCTGCCCGTAGCAAACGCTGTCGTTCCCGGCGATGCACACATGTGCCATCGGGCGCTGCTGCTGCAGCAGTGCCAGGGCTTCCATCGCCTGGGGAAAACCGCGGTAGGCCTCGAAGCCCCGGCTCACGTAGCTCACCACTTCTACGCCATTGCCTTGGGGCAGCCAGGGAGGAGGAGCCGGTTTGTGGATGCGCAAGGCCACCAAGCGTTCCACATCCACCCCTTCATGGATCAGGGTGAGCTGGGAGCGCAGGGCCTCGGGAAACTGCTGGCGTTGCCAATTGGTGGGCACCACGGCGGCGTCGCAATCCGCCAGTTCCAGCAGCAATTGGGCGTTCCAGGTGCGCAGGCGCAGTTGGCGATCGGCTTCCACCACCCCCTTCTGCAGGAAATCCACATCACTGCCGAAGGCGTTGTAGTACCACTCAAACAAGCTGATGCGTTTGGCTTGGGGGAAGGCATCACCGAGGTAAAGCCCTGCGCCGAATCCGGCATGGCTGAGGATCACATCCGGCTGGAACCCCTCGTGATCCAGGGTTCTGGCGGCCCGATAGGCCGCCTGCCCCTGGCACACAGCGGTTTCCAAGCGCCGCAGGTAGGGGTGACAGTGCTCCGGATCTTTGCTTCTCGCAGCGGCGTAACCCACCAGCTTTACCCCTTGGGGATCCGGTGCGTGCCATTCCCGGCCTTGATGCAGGAACACCACCTCGTGGCCTGCGGCCACCAGGGCGGGGGCCAGCCTGCGGAACTGGGAGGGATAGGTGCTGTGGCTGATCAGGATGCGCATCGGCGCTCCTTCAGCCCTTCAGGGCCTGGGCAAACACGTCGTGATACCCCTGCAGCAACCAGCGCGGCAGCTTCTGTTCCGGCTGGTCCACCTGCATGCTGCCGGGTTCGAACAGCGTCATGGCCACCAGGAAGGCATTCACCGCCCCCGGGGTCCCGAAGCCTCCACCTTGTGTGGGTTGCAGGCGTTGCGTCACCCGCTCACGCAGTTGCTCTTCCACCGGTTGCAGAACTTCTTTCTGCACACCAGAGCGCACCAGCGCCCAGTAGCGATCGCTGAAATCCCCCTGGAAATGCCCTTCCAGTTGTTGCTCGGGGCACTGCAGGATTAGTTGTGCGAGCTGCAGACGCAGCTGGCGCAATTCCTGTTGGATCTCTTGATCCTCAGGATCGATGTAATAGAGGTTGGAGAGCCCCAACAGGCGATTGAGCTGAATGCGGTTGGCCACGAACGCCTCCAGGCTCGAGGGCATCGCCCCGAAATCCGGAGCGGTTGGCGCTTGGCTGGGGGTGGGCTGCGGCATTTGTGCAGGCACGGGTGGTTGCCCAGCACCGCTGGCCCCGCCTTGTTCGTACAGCGCCAGATAGCCTGGAACCAGCCACCCGGGCAGGTTGGCCTGGGGGTTGGCGATCGTGAGCTTGCCGGGGGGTGAGAACAGGAAATTGGCGATTAAAGCCTTGACGGCACCGGGTTGCTGCAGCCCCTTTTGCAGCTGGGCTCCCAGGCGGTTGCGCAGCTCCACCTGCTCCGGCGGCAGGTAGGTGCTGGGGGTGAGCTGGGCCGTGAGCTGGCGGGTGGCTTCACCCACCTGGCTGTTCCAGAGGCTTTCCAGAATGTCCTCAGGTGCTGCCAACCAGAACTGGGCCAGTTCATCGCGCATGCTTCCAGCCACTGCGCTGGTCACGGTCCAGGCCTTCATCGTTGTGATGGGGAGAATCGTTGCAACTTTCTCACAGATGCTTCTCGGGCAGGGCCTGCTGCAGGCGTGCTCGGCTGTCCTCATCCCGGCAGGCTCTAAGCACCTCATTCCAGAGCGGCAGGCGGCCCTGCCGCACCACGTCTGGGAGCGCATCAAGGCTGTTGGTGGCGTTAGGGCTGCTGGCTGCCGTTGGCAAGCTGGCATAACGGCTGAACAGGCGCACCGGGTTCAGGCCGATCGCAGCGGCCGGTGGCTCAGCTTGTGGTTGCGCTTGGGCCCGCCGTTCAGCGAGATCGGCGAAGAGGTCGTCGTAGCGGCGCATCACTTGCTGCCCTTCGCAGCGCTCCTGCATCTGCTGCCGTCCCTGGCGTCCCATGGCCCGGGCCATGCTGGGATCTTGGAGCAGGCTGAGCAGCATCGCCTCGGCTGCGTTGGTGTCGAGAGCCACCAGCTGGGCCAGGGCTCCTGCGATTCCCGGGTAGCTCTGCAAGCCGAGTTCCTGGGCCCAGGCCAGCCCTTCGGAGGCCAGGTGCGCATCGGTCAGCCAACGGCTGGGAACCAGAAAACCATCCACCCCCTGGCGCACCAGGTTGCGGTAGCCATCCCAGTCGGACACGAGCATCGGTAGCCCCGCCGCCATCGCCTCAACCAGCGACAGGCCGAAGGTTTCCTGGCAGTTGTCCACCAGGGAGATCGCCACATCAGCTGCAGCCAGAGCCTGGTGCTTCACCTCTTCCGGCACCGCCTCGCTGCCGCCGAGCCTGAGAAAGCGCACGTTCGGGCAGAGGGCCCGCAACTGGGCCAGGTGATCTCGTTGCGGCTCTGAATCATCCGGACCGCATTCGATCAGCCACAGCTCCTGCGGGAGCTGGCGGGCCACCGCCTCCAGCACCCGGTATTGCGCCCAGGGGTCGAGTTTGGTGAACAACGACAGCCGGCCCAACCAGAGGCACACCGATGCCTCTGGCGGCAGGCCAAGTTGCTTGCGGGCTGCGTTGCGGTCCGGCAGGGCCTCGATTAGTGCGTTCACGGCCACCGGTAGGGGGATCACCGGCAACTGGGGCCGCTGGGGAGGCTGGTGCGGTCCGAAGCGACGCTGCATCCACGTTTCCCGGTCGTCCAGGATCGCGTTCACCACATCCCGGCCTGCGCAACTGCTGCAGATCAGGGCATCCCAGGGTTGGACGGGCTCGGTGACCAGGGATTCCATCATCCTCACCGCCGACGACGTGTTCAGGGTGTGGATCTGGCCGATTAATGAGAAGTGCTGGGAGCCGCAGCGCGCCCGCCAGCGGCTCCAGCGCCCCAGGTTGGGATCGGGAATGAACAAGCCCCCGATCGCTTGATACGGATGGGGATGCAGCAAGCCATGCCCATGCCGTTGTCCCCGGTGGCCGGCCTGAGCGAGCACATCGCTCAGTTGGGCGGGGTACTGAGGATCAGCGCAGGCCAGGTGGAGGTCACGATTTCCCAAGAACTGAGCCCAGGCCTCCAGCAGTGCGCTGCCTGCCCAGCGCCGACCGTTGAGATTGGTGGTTTGCCGGAACATGTCCGGCGCCACCATCAAAGCGGGCCATTTAGCCATTCCAGCGGCCCTTGAATTCCAGTTGGGCCAGCAGCCAGGTGAGCCCGAGCAGGAGCGCCAGCACCAGCAAGGGAGAGAGCATCACCCCAGCAATCCAGGTCTGGCCTTTGAGCAGCAGCCACAGCAGAGAGCCCACGTAGGGCACGGCACACACACCGGGTGCGAGCCAACGGCTCACCCGCAGACGGATCAGCAGGTGCCGAAGCAAGGGGCGTTTCATGGGCGCAAGATTACGTCGCTTGCTTGCTCCTTCCGCTCTGCTCGAGCAGTGCGGCCAGGGCGGGCAGCGTTAGGCGCTGGTCGTAGAGCAGGGCTCGTTGCCGGGCCGCTTTCCCCAGCCGTTGGCGCAACTCAGGATGGTTCAGCAGCTGATCCACAGCCTGCGCCAGGGCGTTGGCATCCCGGCCGGGCACCAGCAGGCCCTCCACGCCGTGCTCGATTACTTCGTTCACGGGAGCCCCTGTGCTGCCCACGATGCAGCAGCCGCAGGCCATCGCTTCCAGCAGGCTCCAGCCCAGGATGAACGGGGAGCTGAGGTACACGTGCACGCTGCTCACCTGCAGCAGGCTGATCAGATGGGGATGGGGGATGCGGCCGAGAAAGTGAATGCGCCCCAGATCCAGTTGGCCGCTGAGCTCTTCGAGCATCACCTCCTTGAGCGCGCGTCCACTGGGATGGCCAGGGCCATATCCCGACTCGTTGTCACCCACGATCAACACCCGCAGCCGTGGATGGCGCTTCTGGAGCTGGGGCAGTGAGTGCATGAACGTGTCGAAGCCTCGCAGCTGCTCCAGCTGGCGGTTCACCAGGGTGAGGGTGGGAACCGTGCGGTCGATGCGGCTGCCCCTCACTTCAAACGCCATCTGCGCATTGGGGATGGCTGTTGTTTTGGCATCAATGCCTTCATGGATCACATGCAGGCGCTGATCCTGAAAGCAGGGGGGGAGGCTCCGGGCCTGGTGTTGGGTGGGCAGCACCCAGGCCTTGGCCATGCTCAGGGCGGTGCGGGTGAGCAGGTTGCGCTCCAGATGGACCAGAGGATCCGTGGGTTGCAGCCCCAGATGCTCCGGGCGCATCCACAGCTCAGGCCACACGATTTGAGGAACGTCCGGCCAGATCTCCTGCAGCCCCAGAGATTCACCCCAGCCGCAATGCACGGCGATGCCGTCGGGGTGCCAGCCCTGCTGCTTGAGCTCAGTGCAGAGTCGGGCCACGGCCTCAGCCCGTGCCAGCGCTTCATGCCAAAGCCGCGAACGGCCTTGGAGCTCTGGAGGCGCTGGTGCTGGCTCCGGGTAGCGCAGCACCCGGGTGTTAGCAATCTCGGCGAGAGGGCGCTGATGGCTGCAGATCCCGACCAGCTCATGGCCCCGTTGGCTCAGAAAGGGAACCAGCTGGCGGAACTGTCCGGGGAAGTTCTGGTGAATCAACAGAAACCGCACCGGCTGTTCTGGCCATCCCTCTGTGCGAACGATACGTTGAGCCCCTCAACGGGGATTCCATGACTGCAGACACCCTTCGGCTGATGCTGGTTCTGGGATTGCCCCAGGCTGGGGGCCAGCGTCTGCGTCGCTGCCTGGAACTCTGCGGCGCTCCCGCCATCAGCAGCGAGCCCCTCGCCAAGCTGCATGCAGCCAGTTTGGAAGCCGCTGGCACCGATGGTCTGTCGATCCGCAGCTTGCCAGCCCGTTGGTACGGCAGTGACGCCGCTGCCGGCTTGCAGCAGCAGCTGCTGGATGTGCTTCAAGGGTGCCTGCCCAACCAGGGCCTGCGGGTGCTTCAGCTCCCCGGCCAGGAACGGCTCTTGCCCCTTTGGAAGCAAACGCTCGCGGCGCTGCCGATCAGCACCAGTTTCGTGCTGGTGCTGCGCCATCCCCTCGAGGTGGCAGAGAGCTTGTCGAGGCAGTCTGGCTGCAGCCGGGATCGCGGCCTGTTGATCTGGTTGCAGAGCATGCTGGCGATGGAGGCCGCCACCCGTGGCGAGGAGCGCCTGGTGCTGGAGCAGGAACGCTTGAGCTGGGATCCCGACGGTGTGCTCGACCAGCTGGAGCGCCATTTCCACCTGCAGCTGCCAGAGCGCAGCCATGAACGCCTGCTGCTTTGGGAACAGGAGGAACAGGCGCAGCGCCACAACCCGTGGTCGGCGGAACGGTCCGATGTCCCCCAGTCGGTGGAGGGATCACCCCTGCTGCAGATGGCATTGGAATTGCACCAGTGGTTGCAGGCCGAGGCCCGGGGCGAGACGCGCCAGCGCCTGATGCCCGATGTGATCTGCCAGCAGCTGGCCTGGGCGGAAGCGCTCTATGGCCGCACCCTGGCAGAAGAACTGCAGCAGCGCCGCCAGGCTGAACGGGACCTGTCCCAGCTCAATCGCAGTCGTCTGCTGCGTCTGCGCCGTTGGCTGCGCCGGGATCTGTCCCAGGCGAGCTGACCACGCCCCCGATCAAGCTGCGGAAGCTGGTTCCCCAGTGCTGCAGTTCCAGAAACGCGGCATTGGCCAGATGGGGCTTGAACAATCGGAAGGTTTTGCAGAGCCCCAAGGTGGCGGCACTTTCCAGCGGTGAAATGAAGCTGCAGTCTCCGTCGAGAAACCAGTCCTGCTCGCTCCAATGCTGCATCTGAGCGTGGGTCAGCACGAAGCAGCCCGCATGGGGATTCACCGGTGGGATGAACACGATGTCTCCCCCTGGTAGCGGAGCCCCCACAGGAGTACTGGTGTGCTTCAGGAAAGGCTCCAGGTAATCCCTCGGGATTGGGCCATCGATGTAAAACTTGTCCACGTTGGTATCGGCTTTCCAGAACAACTCCATGCGCTGGGGCAGGAGCACGGCGTCCTTGCCGATGTGGGCCTGGAACCAGGCGATCTTGTGAAAGAAGAACGGGTCGTGGATCAGCAGGTCGTCTTCGAAGTAGGCGTAGAGGTCATAGTGCTCATCGAGCCCCTCGGCCAGCAGGCGCTGGGCTTCGAAGCCGAGATGGCGCGGATCCTCCGGGCTAGTGGGCACGTGCTCAACCCAGTTTTGATAGAGCGGGTCAAGCCGTTCCGCCAGATGGTGCTGGCCATCGGTCACCAGCCGCACGCTCAGTTTGTGGCGCAGGCTCTGGTTGGCGTTCTCGACGGTTTTGGTGTGGATATTCAGGGCTCCCTGGCGTCGATCCAGGCGCCGGAAGCTGAGCAGTTGATCTTGAAGGGCGTGCAGGCGGGGCTCGGGGTTGGGCCGCAAGGAGGCGTGATTGCCATTCCCTTTTGGATTCCAGTGATGCACGATCGTGATCAGGATGCGCATCGCGGTTAAGGGTGCTGCGGGATCATTGCGGCCCAGTCTGCAGGCTGGGAAAGCGTTGCAGCAGGCGCTGATCCAGGGCACCGCGCACACGCCAGAGATGGCGGTAGAGCGCGCCGCGCCATTGACTTTGTTGCATCAGCCCATGGGCCTGGATCGCCTGGTGTGCTGCCGCCGCGATCGTGCGGCGTAGGTCTGGGTTGGCGGCCAGGCGCCGGGCGGCGGCCACGAGGTCAGGGCCATCGGCAGCCCAAAGCCCCAGGCGATCGTTGGCGAGCCAGGGGCCATAGAGCTCCGGTCCGGCCACCACCACGGTGCTCTCCGCAGCAGCCTCCAGCCACTTGATCGGTGTTTTGCAGGCCTGGGGGATGCCTTCCTGTAGGGGCAATAGAGCGATGTGGCAACTTGCCAGCAGCTGCCGATAGCGCCTATAGGCCAGCAGCGGATGCTGCTCGATCTGGCCCGGTCGGGCCTGAAGCGGCAGGTCTTGGTGACCGGCGCAGACCAACTGCAGCTCCGGGGCCTCCTGCAGCCAGGCCTGCAAAGCTGGTTGCAGCTGCTGATGCTCCTGGGTGCGGTTGAGGTTGCCCAGAAACACACGTAGGGGTTCCCGAGCCTGATGTTTGCCCAGATTGAGAGGCGGGATCGGCGCCACGGCGTTCTCCACCACCAGGCTGTGGGGGTTCAAGGGCGTCAGTGCCTGCGCCAGCTTCGGGCAGGACACCTGCAGGGCATGGGCGAGCCTGAGGTGGCAGCAGTGCGTTCGCCGTAGTTTCTGGCGGGTGCGCTCCGGGAATAGATCGGGGTGGTCATCCCACTCCACCAGCAGCAGCGATCCGCGGGAACGCACCCATTGCAGGGCATTCGCCCAGGAGGCGGTTTGTTCTGGCAGTGGCCGTTGCCAGATCACCAGGCTGGAGGCGCGCACCATGGCAAGGGGTTGGATCGGTGGGTGATGGATGCGCACATCCCATCCCTGAGCCTTTAAGGCTTCAAACGGTTGCGCCACCCGCACCGTGTTCCAGCTGCCCGGGGCATTCACCAGCAGGTCGATGCGGGGGCCGGGAGTGGACAACGGGCGCTTGCAGGAACGGCAAGGCTGCCATGACAATCAGAGCCGGATCGGAGCTGGGTTGATGCAGCGCTACAGCGGAGAGGAGCTCGGAGCAGCGCCTCGCATCGTGGTGCTCGGCTCCTGCAAGGTGGGCAACTATGTGAAAAGCACGCCCCTGCTGCGCGGGCTGCGCCAGCGCTGGCCGTCGGCTTGCATTGATTTCATCGGTAGTGAGGTCACCGCTGACTTCGAGCAGGCCTGCCCCTGGATTACCTGGCGCAGCAGCTGGGATCAAGCCGGTCTCGAGGCGTCGGCGCAGCTGGCCCAGGCCCTGCAGGAGCGCTCTCACACGGTCGGCCCGGTGGATCTCGCCATCAACCTCGATGGCTTCAACCCCGTCACCCAGGTGCTCACCGCCCAGCTCGCCCCCACCTGGGTGGCGGGCGGCAGTCTCAGCGCCAACCTGCGCCGTGATCTGCCCTGGGGAGAGGAGCCCCACCAACGCTTCCTGGCCGATCCCGACTGGGACCGTCCTGAGTTTCTGGATCGCTACCGCGACCACTTCAGCAGTAATTACATCGCTGAGCTGTTCTGCCGGCTGGCCTGCATCCGCACCGACTTCGCGGCGATCGAGCTGCCCTGGGAAGACCCGGGATTCCCGGTGCCGGAGGTATTGATTCATGCCACCACAGCGCGCCAAGCCAAGATCTGGCCCTTTGCCCATTGGCGCACCGTGGTGGAGCACTGCAGTGCCCGGGGCCTGCGCGTGGGCCTGGTGGGCAGTGCCCCCGCCACCCAGCGCAGCGAGTACCACTCCGAAGGCGGGGAAGAGGCCCTGCTCGCCAGCACCGAGTTGATCGATCTGCGCGGCCAGACCAGCCTGATCCAGCTGGCGGGCGCCTGCCGGCAGGCGCGGGCTGTGGTGAGCGTGGATGCCGGGCCTCTGCACATCGCCGCCGCCGTCGGCACCCCCACCCTGGCGGTGGTCGGCAACGATGCCCAGGGCGATGGGGCCAGTCCGATTCGCCTGTGGTTGCCGCGGGTGGACAACCTTGATCGCACCGTGTCGGAGCATCGCTGCACCCTCTGCGCCGACAACCGCTTCCGCAACGATGCC
The sequence above is a segment of the Synechococcus sp. PROS-7-1 genome. Coding sequences within it:
- a CDS encoding calcium-binding protein; this translates as MTSTVYNSILGTDTVDNISGTSGADSISALQASDFVNGLGGADLLFGGKGNDELVQSATANETQIRGDEGNDVITLGVTASGATLYGGKGNDVITFGKTFTNAYASGDKGADTLDFKVVVNSTLNGDGGVSAGDEGNDEITFTTISNGVVLADIGDDIVQFNGKAISSTLYGGKGDDTITDDGSSLSKTLVRGDLGDDVINFANTAQFINSTILGDNGSSDGGDDSIVLTNTDSSSVFSSVSVEGGAGADTIEFYAGELLSSSFNANAGNDVFSVGGSLIGTTVYGGQGNDVVFLTGDTSANFGITGGVVSLDKGNDVVSGKAMSATLLGGDGVDVIGGSFSSAYLQGNAGNDFIGSFTANKVTIYGGQGADTVAASSDNGVTVEGIVMTSGKVYLDKGNDVFSGANYISSSKILGGDGNDTISLGVATQGGVSLVGGTGADSIKYNVVEGEASGTTGQNLGTYFFGFGGGNDTIDFTSTITNGNITFAIDETFNGTGTYVTLGGTSNAATLTLGTTTVTFTAGAASFGSTSASVGDLSITFTNVSASSITSLG
- a CDS encoding glycosyltransferase: MRILISHSTYPSQFRRLAPALVAAGHEVVFLHQGREWHAPDPQGVKLVGYAAARSKDPEHCHPYLRRLETAVCQGQAAYRAARTLDHEGFQPDVILSHAGFGAGLYLGDAFPQAKRISLFEWYYNAFGSDVDFLQKGVVEADRQLRLRTWNAQLLLELADCDAAVVPTNWQRQQFPEALRSQLTLIHEGVDVERLVALRIHKPAPPPWLPQGNGVEVVSYVSRGFEAYRGFPQAMEALALLQQQRPMAHVCIAGNDSVCYGQERSDGRSWGQWAKDCCGLDPARTHWLGALGTEDYHGLLAYSQAHLYLTIPFVLSWSLLEAMAAGCAITASATAPVEELISTEREGLLADFWDPKAIASQLNRLLGDSALAEALGERAQAKVAPYSAAAGLEGWAALMATLQ
- a CDS encoding glycosyltransferase family 4 protein produces the protein MAKWPALMVAPDMFRQTTNLNGRRWAGSALLEAWAQFLGNRDLHLACADPQYPAQLSDVLAQAGHRGQRHGHGLLHPHPYQAIGGLFIPDPNLGRWSRWRARCGSQHFSLIGQIHTLNTSSAVRMMESLVTEPVQPWDALICSSCAGRDVVNAILDDRETWMQRRFGPHQPPQRPQLPVIPLPVAVNALIEALPDRNAARKQLGLPPEASVCLWLGRLSLFTKLDPWAQYRVLEAVARQLPQELWLIECGPDDSEPQRDHLAQLRALCPNVRFLRLGGSEAVPEEVKHQALAAADVAISLVDNCQETFGLSLVEAMAAGLPMLVSDWDGYRNLVRQGVDGFLVPSRWLTDAHLASEGLAWAQELGLQSYPGIAGALAQLVALDTNAAEAMLLSLLQDPSMARAMGRQGRQQMQERCEGQQVMRRYDDLFADLAERRAQAQPQAEPPAAAIGLNPVRLFSRYASLPTAASSPNATNSLDALPDVVRQGRLPLWNEVLRACRDEDSRARLQQALPEKHL
- a CDS encoding glycosyltransferase, which encodes MRFLLIHQNFPGQFRQLVPFLSQRGHELVGICSHQRPLAEIANTRVLRYPEPAPAPPELQGRSRLWHEALARAEAVARLCTELKQQGWHPDGIAVHCGWGESLGLQEIWPDVPQIVWPELWMRPEHLGLQPTDPLVHLERNLLTRTALSMAKAWVLPTQHQARSLPPCFQDQRLHVIHEGIDAKTTAIPNAQMAFEVRGSRIDRTVPTLTLVNRQLEQLRGFDTFMHSLPQLQKRHPRLRVLIVGDNESGYGPGHPSGRALKEVMLEELSGQLDLGRIHFLGRIPHPHLISLLQVSSVHVYLSSPFILGWSLLEAMACGCCIVGSTGAPVNEVIEHGVEGLLVPGRDANALAQAVDQLLNHPELRQRLGKAARQRALLYDQRLTLPALAALLEQSGRSKQAT
- a CDS encoding calcium-binding protein; the protein is MRILITIVHHWNPKGNGNHASLRPNPEPRLHALQDQLLSFRRLDRRQGALNIHTKTVENANQSLRHKLSVRLVTDGQHHLAERLDPLYQNWVEHVPTSPEDPRHLGFEAQRLLAEGLDEHYDLYAYFEDDLLIHDPFFFHKIAWFQAHIGKDAVLLPQRMELFWKADTNVDKFYIDGPIPRDYLEPFLKHTSTPVGAPLPGGDIVFIPPVNPHAGCFVLTHAQMQHWSEQDWFLDGDCSFISPLESAATLGLCKTFRLFKPHLANAAFLELQHWGTSFRSLIGGVVSSPGTDPGAANGADAADDCD
- a CDS encoding glycosyltransferase, whose protein sequence is MSTPGPRIDLLVNAPGSWNTVRVAQPFEALKAQGWDVRIHHPPIQPLAMVRASSLVIWQRPLPEQTASWANALQWVRSRGSLLLVEWDDHPDLFPERTRQKLRRTHCCHLRLAHALQVSCPKLAQALTPLNPHSLVVENAVAPIPPLNLGKHQAREPLRVFLGNLNRTQEHQQLQPALQAWLQEAPELQLVCAGHQDLPLQARPGQIEQHPLLAYRRYRQLLASCHIALLPLQEGIPQACKTPIKWLEAAAESTVVVAGPELYGPWLANDRLGLWAADGPDLVAAARRLAANPDLRRTIAAAAHQAIQAHGLMQQSQWRGALYRHLWRVRGALDQRLLQRFPSLQTGPQ
- a CDS encoding glycosyltransferase family 9 protein, whose amino-acid sequence is MRGPGVDNGRLQERQGCHDNQSRIGAGLMQRYSGEELGAAPRIVVLGSCKVGNYVKSTPLLRGLRQRWPSACIDFIGSEVTADFEQACPWITWRSSWDQAGLEASAQLAQALQERSHTVGPVDLAINLDGFNPVTQVLTAQLAPTWVAGGSLSANLRRDLPWGEEPHQRFLADPDWDRPEFLDRYRDHFSSNYIAELFCRLACIRTDFAAIELPWEDPGFPVPEVLIHATTARQAKIWPFAHWRTVVEHCSARGLRVGLVGSAPATQRSEYHSEGGEEALLASTELIDLRGQTSLIQLAGACRQARAVVSVDAGPLHIAAAVGTPTLAVVGNDAQGDGASPIRLWLPRVDNLDRTVSEHRCTLCADNRFRNDACLVDGHPCMQQVAPEQVLNWLARHA